CAAAAACATCTTATGCGTCGCGACAAAGGGGGAGCTTCGCCCCCCCTTTGTAATCCCCCCAAAGATGCAAAGCGTTTTGCAGTTTTCGCATGTGTGCGGGTGTGGTTTAGCAAAACTTTAGCACGTCGGCCTTATCTCGCGGGGCGACCCTTAGGCACCGGCGGCGGCTGGCGCCGCGCCTTGGCACGCTGTGGCGGCATGCGGGGCATGCCTGTGAGCCTGAGGCGGCCGCTAGGGCGGCGCCTCGAAGCGCGGCGGCGACTCGCAGACGGCGCTGCGCGGCCCGCGCCTAGGGCAGATTCACCCGGAAGGACCCGTTGGTCACTACGATGCTGTCTCCCAGCCCCGGCACTTTTGCCCCCTGCACCTGGCCTTCGAAGCCCTTGAATGTTCCGGTAACCTGGCGTCCGTTGTTGGAGGTAATCTGGACGAGCGAGGGAGGGTTCCCCCCGTCGAAGGTATTGGTGAAAAAGAAGTTACCGCGGTTGACGAGGTCAAAGGACTCCAGGTAGAAACCGGCGTGCGTGTGAACGGTGTCGCTATAAAGGCCGGTCATGTGCTGGGCGCTGTAGGCGCCGCCCTCCATAAACAGGTGGAAACCCACGGAATCCGTCATCCCCGGGAGGAGCTGCCTGCCCATGATTTCCAGGGTTGGATAATTATAATTGTTGTCGTAGATCGTGTCTACGGTAATGCTGTCGACCGTGACGAGTTGACCGTTGGCGGTGTAGGTGATGAATACCGGACCGGAAGAGGAATTGGAGCTTTTTGAACAGGAGAGCGCGGCCATGCAAAGGAGCGCAAGGAGAACCTTATTCATAATGTAGGATTAATTGAGGGGCCAAATATAAGAAATCCTACTTATTACGCAACCAACGTCGCTATTTCTGCCAATTTCGTAATGGTCAACGGCTTTGTGACAAACGCCTCCACCGAAGGATGGGCCTCTGCGCGAATGGTATCGCCGATCTGGAGCGTAGCGGAGAGGAGGACGACGTGGCAGCGGCGGCGCAGGCTGGCAGGGAGCGCGTCGAGGCGGTCAAGAAAAGAAAACCCGTCCATATCGGGCATTTTTATGTCGAGCAACAGGACGATGGGGTAGCGCTCGGTGGGATCGATATAGGGTAGGGAGGCGAGGTGATCCAACGCACGGCGGGGGTTGGTAAAGGACCATACAGGCCCGAACGAGCCCGCACGGAGCAGGAGTTGTTCGTGGAGGAACAGATCGACCTCGTTATCATCGATCAAAACAACGGCGCACTTACTCGACATGATTCGGTAGAATAATTTCAAATTTTGTTCCCTGCCCATAAGTAGAGTCTACCTCTATCGTACCACCCATCTTGTTGAGCGCTTCTTTTACTATATAAAGGCCAATACCCGTACCGGCATTGTCGGTACGGTTGCTGCGGAAAAACATGCGGAAGATGTCGTTCAAATGGGTATGGAGGATGCCCACGCCGTTATCTTCTATGGTGATCACGGCTTTGTGGGGGTAGGTACGGACCTGCAGGTGCACTTTGGGGTTTGGCTCGTCGGACTTCTGGTATTTGATGGCGTTCGAGATGAGGTTGTTCAGGATGATGGCGGTGCGGAAGGCGTCACCCCTGAACACATGGTCTTCCTGGACGTCTACCGTGAAGTGGACGTTGTTGTTCCGGTGCCGGTGCGTATCGATGGCCTCTTTGATGA
This region of Dinghuibacter silviterrae genomic DNA includes:
- a CDS encoding response regulator; protein product: MSSKCAVVLIDDNEVDLFLHEQLLLRAGSFGPVWSFTNPRRALDHLASLPYIDPTERYPIVLLLDIKMPDMDGFSFLDRLDALPASLRRRCHVVLLSATLQIGDTIRAEAHPSVEAFVTKPLTITKLAEIATLVA